A section of the Naumovozyma dairenensis CBS 421 chromosome 5, complete genome genome encodes:
- the NDAI0E00740 gene encoding uncharacterized protein produces MIDSEKSINNKLWSKKLPTQTLFCLIILFLVIKIIRTIHFNNVTSSWDDGSLLNLPLMMYLSNPLPDKKSSFSSLPISSNKLPYTKYFKNLDHIQIQILKIAGTKILEKNARLRLMKCLDSNLNGLFLVGRDVDEDNNIYKLAYFCFLDTASPPLGKTLPGPYLSTLFSLSIFWRLIPLAIIRVIILNRSRLLEFFKNFLKTILFNKKLINKESSSGTVFVSKKTETDTNKLDETTHKSTDEYKQHQRQFTWETVPNKQEKAKTIELPKDQSESSVPGNPHSRTFPCLFESKNKGSSDNDENSNMSQIISQNSELLYFAHNSKPKSQEKEEQSTAEEPGEDETKIDTSATSASSLSESVSSSYKWKVGNINKLNKKQDSKKTTIPKQEHKRNSPDEPKMSFDITTVQGRAAWKKYMIDKKRNDNKKNENPKDTTKENEIKEYSYLFKGRYGQEREKKPYGNSTEINPFTENLPTNGKLRPLVPYMSVA; encoded by the coding sequence ATGATCGATTCCGAAAAGAGCATAAACAACAAATTATGGTCCAAAAAACTCCCCACCCAAACACTATTCTGTCTTATAATTCTGTTTCTTGTGATCAAAATCATTCGAACAATACACTTCAACAATGTTACTTCCTCATGGGATGACGGCTCTCTTTTAAATCTACCATTAATGATGTATCTTTCCAACCCGTTACCTGACAAGAAATCCtctttttcatcattacccatttcttctaataaatTGCCCTATActaaatatttcaagaaCCTTGATCatatacaaatacaaatactgAAAATTGCTGGTACTAAAATCTTAGAAAAAAATGCGAGATTAAGATTAATGAAATGCTTAGACTCAAATTTGAATGGACTATTTTTGGTAGGGAGAGATGtcgatgaagataataatatttataaattagCATATTTCTGTTTCCTAGATACTGCATCACCACCTTTAGGAAAGACTCTACCAGGTCCGTACTTATCCACATTATTTTCCTTATCGATTTTCTGGAGATTAATTCCATTGGCAATAATTAGAGTGATAATCCTTAATAGATCAAGACTTTTGGAGTTCTTCAAAAACTTCTTGAAAACtattttgtttaataaAAAACTGATCAACAAGGAGTCTTCTTCTGGAACTGTGTTTGTTTCGAAAAAAACCGAAACCGATACCAATAAATTGGATGAAACTACCCATAAATCTACAGATGAATATAAACAACATCAACGGCAATTTACTTGGGAAACAGTTCcaaataaacaagaaaaagcAAAAACAATTGAACTGCCAAAAGATCAATCAGAATCTTCAGTTCCCGGTAACCCTCATTCTAGAACCTTTCCCTGTTTATTCGAATCAAAGAACAAAGGGAGCAGTGATAATGACGAAAATTCTAATATGTCACAAATTATTTCACAAAATTCAGAATTACTCTATTTCGCTCATAACTCAAAACCAAAAAGccaagaaaaagaagaacaatcAACGGCTGAAGAACCTGGAGAGGATGAAACTAAGATTGATACATCCGCTACTTCTGCTTCGTCATTATCAGAAAGTGTTTCAAGTTCTTATAAATGGAAGGTAggaaatataaataaactTAACAAGAAGCAGGACTCTAAGAAAACTACGATCCCAAAACAGGAACATAAACGAAATTCTCCAGATGAACCAAAAATGAGTTTCGATATTACTACTGTTCAAGGAAGAGCTGCTTGgaagaaatatatgataGACAAGAAGAGAAATGACaataaaaagaatgaaaatCCGAAGGATAcaacaaaggaaaatgagattaaagaatattCTTACCTTTTCAAGGGGAGATATGGACAAGAAAGGGAGAAAAAACCATATGGTAATTCTACTGAAATTAATCCATTTACTGAGAATTTACCAACAAATGGAAAATTGCGACCATTAGTACCCTATATGTCTGTCGCATAA